One Spirochaeta cellobiosiphila DSM 17781 DNA window includes the following coding sequences:
- the atpG gene encoding ATP synthase F1 subunit gamma, with product MAAFRDLGRKITSLRNMQKVTRAMNMISSIKLRKYMAIADAVKEFHGEVDKMCDKILAGTSHVNHILTEGYEEVKTIHLILYTADKGLCGNHNNSIIKNFDAFAKKLKEQKIDLHISCFGNKAIQHCHRHGYNVIHEAKMTEKDLTKDQLKTIAHDLYQQYMKGEVQQIIILGNIFESTLQQDTKKEQLLPLVSNSDWSGTTFSDFEPEESIILDSFAPSYLYDKLKAFMLNSYLSEHSSRLTAMENATNNSEDLINKYTNLENHARQAAITNELIEIVSGKEALKG from the coding sequence ATGGCAGCCTTTAGAGATTTGGGAAGAAAAATAACTTCCCTTAGAAATATGCAAAAAGTCACGCGAGCTATGAACATGATATCTTCTATTAAGCTGCGAAAATATATGGCCATAGCTGATGCGGTAAAAGAATTCCATGGAGAAGTGGATAAGATGTGTGACAAAATCCTGGCAGGGACATCCCATGTCAATCATATTCTCACGGAAGGTTATGAAGAGGTTAAGACCATACACCTAATCCTCTATACGGCTGATAAAGGACTTTGTGGAAATCATAATAACAGCATCATCAAAAACTTTGATGCCTTTGCCAAAAAACTAAAGGAACAGAAGATAGATCTTCATATAAGTTGTTTTGGTAATAAAGCCATACAACACTGTCATAGGCATGGGTACAATGTAATTCATGAAGCTAAAATGACTGAAAAGGACCTAACAAAGGATCAACTTAAGACGATTGCTCACGATCTTTACCAACAATATATGAAGGGAGAGGTTCAGCAGATTATTATACTAGGCAATATATTTGAATCAACATTACAACAGGACACAAAAAAAGAGCAATTATTACCTCTTGTTTCCAATAGTGATTGGTCTGGGACAACTTTTTCAGATTTTGAACCCGAAGAGAGTATAATACTAGACAGTTTTGCCCCCTCTTATCTGTATGATAAATTAAAAGCCTTCATGCTTAATTCATATTTAAGTGAACATTCTTCTCGCTTAACAGCCATGGAGAATGCCACAAACAACTCTGAAGATCTAATTAATAAATATACCAATTTGGAAAATCACGCTCGACAAGCGGCGATTACCAATGAATTGATTGAAATTGTTTCCGGAAAGGAAGCCTTAAAGGGATAG